The Elaeis guineensis isolate ETL-2024a chromosome 11, EG11, whole genome shotgun sequence genomic interval AGAATGTGATTCGAAACTTCCATGCTCCATAGGAATATTAAAATTACTTTTTGATAACAAACACGCACATATATTTTAGGAAAATGACTTTGTTTGGTCCTTGGACTTATCTTGGTCAAGCTTAGAATTATTAAAGGAAGGGTCCTTGTTCTTATAGGATTCATAATTTTCAACATAATGATGCTATCTGAAATTCCGAAAGAGGGAAAAATCTGCTGTAACTGAAATCCACTTTGCAGATAATACTAAAATTTCTTTAATCTGCTTCTCTTGTCCTCCATCCTCTTTTCTGCTTGATCTTTGTGCTTTCTGGGATGACCAATAGCCTCTTGGAAGTCAGAACATGGTTTTGTTGCTTGTGTTTTAAATTCAGCAAAATAATTAGGAAATGagatatgaaattattttcagaTGCAGACCTTCCCTGGAGGCCTAACTTAGGACCACACTGCATCATACTAGAGAATGCACAGGCTACTGATTAAATTTTTGTGCACACTAGAGATCCATGTATATACTACGCTGCACCAACACGTAAGCTTATTGATTGACATGATCTAGCATTAGCTGAACTTTCATAAAAAAGCATTGCCATTTGTTATGTTTGTGGATGTCAATACAAATGTTGTAGTTTGACGTAATGAACTTACAAGATTATTTTGCTATTCCCACTGACTGCATTTGTtagttatttaattattttttgttttatagGGTGTTTCTTCCCTTCGTCACTTGACACAAGCAGTTCTGGACAAGAGAATGGCCATGTGGGAGAAGTACTGCCTTCGACATTGTTTTGCTGTTCCAGAGCAATTTGTTTTGCCTAAAGCTGTAAGGTTCTTTGGATCAGATGGAGCAGTTACTCATTAGTATTATTCTAAAATTAGCCTCCCATCTTTAATCTTTACTACGTGAGATTCATTTCTTGCTGACCGTGAGTTATGAACATTGTTAGCAGTCATACACTTGTAATGGTAAGATAGAAAACCATTTGTTTACTGCAGAAAAAAGACACTGCCATCAAGAGTGGGTATTTTCATGCAAAAGAAAGAATCCTCTTTTTTACTTTCATTTTTTGAAAACAATTGTATGGATGCCTGACCTTATTATGTTCACTTCATGGTAATATATTTCTGTTACACACTGTAGCACTGATAGAACTgtatattaaaatctaaaaatggcAGAAACTGTGGGGTTCAAGGGGAACCTTGTTGATCAGTTGATTGCCTGCACTTCAATCCGGTTGCTGCCATTTTGTTCTTTAGTGGCGTGTCCTTTTCTGGTCTGTGCTGAATGGCCTTCTTCTGTTTGGTGTTTCCTTGGTAATTTGATGGGTTAGATAATCCATTCTCATCGCTTTACAAGCTTATGATATCAAGTATGTTCCATTAATCATGTTGTTTTTTGTTTAAGATCTTCCATTCCGACCAAGAAAATACCTTGTTTTCATCTTTGCGCTGTGATAATTAATCTATTTATAGTCCTTGTCTCATTTGTTTATGAGGTAAAAGAAGTGATAGTATAAATAAGACGAGCCTTAATGTACAATGACATGATATTATGCACTGAAACATCTAAACAATCACCTTTATGACTTGTCTTTAAAATTTCGGTACATCTTTACCCATATGCTTCATGGTTGCTTGTAGGCACTTAAGTCTCCAGGAGCATTTATTGGGTGCCTAGTCACCAATGATGCACTTGTGGTCATTGATTCTTACAAAGTGTCATTTACAGAATCAATACATGTTTGgtctataaatatatgcatgtatgcatacagtatatatgcatgcatggatTCATGTTTGTATAAAACAATATAAGTTTACCCACATATAACATGTATACTTTTtttgatgtgtgtgtgtgtattctaAATACCTTCATATTACGTGCGCAAGTACTTGTATACATGCATTCAAATGTGTCTTACCAGAAGACTTTCTATGTTTCTCACTACATTATGTGGACTTACATACTTTATGTTTCTCACTATATTATGCTTTACTGTGTGCATCCATGCCTATGTTATCATAAGTTGGCCTATAAAAAATGGCCGTCCCAGTGCACAAGTCTCCTGCCACTGCAAGGCCTAGGAAAGGTCAGATTTATGCAGCCTTATCCCCGAGATTGTTTCGGTGTTTCAAACTCATGACACTTGGGTCACAATGGTGCAACCTTACCATGCACCAAAGCCTGCATGATGTAAGTTGGCCTATGCATAATGAAAGAAAGAAGGATCAAACTGgggaaaattttagaaaaaatagacTTATATGGGATGGCAGCGAGATACAAGTATAATCATATCTGACAAGCAGAATTGGTTGTCTTTCTTCAAGATCAGATTACAGGTGGGTGGGGCAGTTTAACTTTGTTAAATTGTCTAATTACAAACCTGTATCTTCATAGTTCAATTGCCAATGACAATCATATATTGATAAAATTGTGAATTTGCTCTATTGGATTTAAAGTTTGGAATTTATGGTAGAATGCTACAAAGCTTGAGGAAAATTATTTGTGTGGCTTTTTTTGTATTCGATATTCTAATATTACTTCTCAATATTGAAATGCTGTTAAGAGAAccctatatttaatatatttttgctGCCTGTGGATTTTCTGTCACCTTATTAGAAGTTGAACTGGTAATCTTTCTTTCTATAATATCTAAAACACTTTCCTGGGTTTTTTGTTTTCTAGAAAGAATCTTCTGGAGATAGTTTATTGATTCAAGAAGGGTTATCTGATCCAGAGCTTGAcactcaattagaatctttgaGAGAGAAGGTTGCAGCTGTAAGCAGACTGCCATCTTTGTGGCCTCAGCTATCATTATAATATCTTCTGGTTTCTTCCTAATCAAAGAGACAAATTGACTGCTTCAGGCTGGAAAGAAATCTGCAGAGTTGCATGCAGAGATGACCTCATTGGAGAAGCAGTCTACTCTTAGCTGTAGCTATGATGCATCTGTTGCTGAGGCACTGCAGGTGTTTGAGGATAACTCTGTGCATGATATGTTTCAAGGTAATAAATAACacgatttaattaattttgtggTAGCTTATCCTGCCAAttgttgctctctttttttttgttcttttatgTATAAGTATAATAGTAGCAGGAGCCTTCTATCTAGAACAACGCACCTGCTTTGGAGAGTCCTTGAAAATCTAATGCATACCCACTTCTGAAGCACTtccttttaaaaatatatgcttcccCACACCCACATGTGCATCTGCTTCCCCATTTggcaaaaaatttattaaatatgaaaattaatctTTTTTATCTATTCATTTATGTACAGAGATGATGTATGAAAGTGTTCTACGTCATATTTTAAGATGTTTCAAAAATATGGTGAAGTCATAGATATGTTCCTTGAGGAGTGTgcatttttttcaaaaactttctGATGGACCCTGCAGTTCCTGGGACTGTGACGCACAAACTGTTATGTGATGTTAGATCTTAAGGCTGCTTTGGGAAATAAGATGTTTTCATGACTCAAGCATCAGCATCGAGGGAAAGAAAAAATGATAACATAGTCATACTTATATAAAATAAAGGGATCTTTGCTAGTTTGTCATGCAATCACCATGTGCATCAGATGCCAGATGCTTCCCCTTGAAGGAGGAAAAGTCACCATTGAGTCTAATGGATTTAACAGAGGAGGCAGCTAAAAGTTAGAAATGATGATAAAGGACTTGAATAAGCTTTCTGCACTTGAATATATATACCTGTATAGGTAGAACTGAATATGAGTTAATGGATCACATCTATTGATTGTAATTTTTATGGTTCTTATATAAAGCATGTATTTATCACACTAGGACTCTTAATTAGAATTCATTGTTTCTTATAGTTCTAATATAAAGCTTTATTCATTATGCACTAGTGTATCATGATTGCGCTCATAATTGTGCTTTATCTACCACCAATTTGAGGGTCTAAAATTGGTGCTTCTTGAGTGCTCGATTTGTCATTCATAATCAAATTCCTCTCATACAAAAGTGGGGAAAAACTTATATAAAGCTTTTAGCTTTCCATCAAATCTTATAAAACTCAGGCAAACATGAATTCTGTTCTGCCAGAACTTTTACCATACTGTAACATGTATCAAGTATATATAAGCATTGACATCAAAATGCCGTGTGGTTTAGCATGTTTAATCTTTTAAACAGATGTTTCATTATTTAAGCAGGTACATAGCCTTTTCTAATTGTTAAGAGATAATCACGTGATGCATTTTGAAGCCTACTGTGTGAAATATTTGATGGCTTTCATTTTTACGACCGACTAAAGTTGATTTGGCaaaaaggatttgattttatGAATTGGAAGTATGAGCCGTTAAATTTCAAATGTTATGGGGGGCAGAAGTTGCAGTTCATGCCTTCCGAGCCAATGCAAGACCAATAGTGATGCAAAATTGGAATAAACTGTATCATCATATGCAATTTGCGAGCTAAGATACCAAAGTGGGCCAAATAGTTAAACATTCTGCATCATTGAGCTATTTTATGTTAACCAATGTGTTATGTATGCTTTGGCCCATCCTGCCTGCTTGTTTTGTTAGCTCCCATTCTTTGGTATGTCAATAGCCTGCTCATGGACCTTGGCATAGTGTTTCACAGAGATAGGGAAAACAGCATCAGAACTGCATCATAAAATGGCACAAGTGAAGATGAAGAGGAGGGAAGCTATGGAGCAAGCAAAGGTTGGGAAGATATATAATTCCAGCAGAGAACAGCCCATGTTGCATGACACAGGTAATTTCCCCCCTGTTTCGATTTTAACAATTGAAAACTGAAAAATTATCGGGTCATGAAATGCTATAAATTCACTGATATGGTTTGTAGGGCTTTCTGCAAGGCTCGAAGATATTGAAGAAGTTTTAAGCATTTTAAGGAGCA includes:
- the LOC105053667 gene encoding protein MIS12 homolog (The sequence of the model RefSeq protein was modified relative to this genomic sequence to represent the inferred CDS: added 90 bases not found in genome assembly), coding for MGGAAAAQQYTIWPATADMTFPSPLSSLLSPLSSLLSPLRVAAAVAEEQMEGSESEAVFEAFNLNPQRFINEVLNSVDDMLDGAFDFFLQQATVNTGGGTEMTEELARGVSSLRHLTQAVLDKRMAMWEKYCLRHCFAVPEQFVLPKAKESSGDSLLIQEGLSDPELDTQLESLREKVAAAGKKSAELHAEMTSLEKQSTLSCSYDASVAEALQVFEDNSVHDMFQEIGKTASELHHKMAQVKMKRREAMEQAKVGKIYNSSREQPMLHDTGLSARLEDIEEVLSILRSK